The following are encoded in a window of Vespa crabro chromosome 2, iyVesCrab1.2, whole genome shotgun sequence genomic DNA:
- the LOC124432879 gene encoding zinc finger protein 830 — MSIKRKLTQEDLRKAMSEHKKKLEIVKKIESPLAKYTDAGQLMCILCKSIVRNETVWVVHINSKTHKENVILAKKTKLEIERHSTTTVPTTLRRPGSPLEGNITNKKIKVILKNPSKPSAQSNLPADFFDNSSKQSCVTSTPVMPITQESKSSLEVTNDAENRIHTDIENDMDKEKEKARDINQAALPEGFFDDPILDAKVRNVEYKDPIEEEWEKFKKEIKEETAQSAQIIADDQEEATTERQIDEIEEQIRYWSRVMDFVKRKEQVQATDRKQDNIEGDTSSGDEAEFDEFLDWRAKNSYK; from the exons ATGtctatcaaaagaaaattgacaCAAGAAGATTTAAGAAAGGCTATGAgtgaacataaaaaaaaattagaaatagtGAAGAAGATAGAATCACCTTTAGCaaa ATATACAGATGCAGGGCAATTAATGTGTATTCTCTGTAAATCTATCGTACGCAACGAAACAGTCTGGGTCGTTCATATTAATTCTAAAACACATAAAGAAAATGTGATATTAGCAAAGAAAACGAAGTTAGAAATTGAACGACATTCAACTACTACTGTACCAACTACATTAAGAAGGCCTGGTTCACCTTTAGAgggaaatattacaaataagaaaataaaggttATACTCAAGAATCCTTCTAAACCATCCGCACAATCAAATTTACCAGCtgatttttttgataattcttCTAAGCAATCATGCGTCACTTCTACACCAGTCATGCCTATTACACAAGAATCAAAAAGTTCTTTGGAGGTAACAAATGACGCAGAAAATAGGATACATACagatatagaaaatgatatggacaaagaaaaggagaaagcaaGAGACATAAATCAAGCAGCCTTGCCAGAAGGATTTTTTGATGATCCAATTTTGGATGCTAAA gTACGTAATGTTGAATACAAAGATCCAATTGAGGAAGAATGGGAgaaatttaagaaagaaatcaaagagGAAACAGCTCAATCTGCACAAATCATAGCTGATGATCAAGAAGAAGCAACAACAGAGAGGCAGATAGATGAGATAGAAGAACAAATACGATATTGGTCACG GGTAATGGACTtcgtaaaacgaaaggaaCAAGTTCAAGCTACAGATAGAAAACAGGACAATATAGAGGGTGATACGTCTAGCGGTGACGAAGCAGAGTTTGATGAGTTTTTAGATTGGAGAGcaaaaaattcttataaataa
- the LOC124432882 gene encoding succinate dehydrogenase assembly factor 4, mitochondrial-like — translation MLSSKVLNNMAQNVRIIIDLKELNKTNSLFIDCIRLFSEKKTNGKVESERIKEFRKKLRTPIDKLPEFDEGKHPYQEKEPLKSFPDNTNPKTGEINGPRGPEPTRYGDWERKGRVTDF, via the exons ATGCTTAGTAGCAAAGTTTTGAACAATATGGCACAAAATgttcgaataataattgatcTGAAAGAATTGAACAAAACTAATAG tCTTTTCATAGATTGCATACGTTTGTTTtcggagaaaaaaacaaatggaaaAGTGGAAAGTGAAAGGATTAAAGAATTTAGGAAGAAATTACGTACACCTATAG ataaattaCCAGAATTTGATGAAGGGAAGCATCCATATCAAGAAAAAGAACCTTTGAAATCATTTCCAGATAATACAAATCCAAAAACAGGTGAAATTAATGGACCTCGTGGACCAGAACCAACTCGTTATGGAGAttgggaaagaaaaggacgtGTGACAGACTTTTAG
- the LOC124422221 gene encoding nucleosome assembly protein 1-like 1 isoform X4, producing MQSLPAPIKRRIKALKQLQLVTTNIEAKFYEEVHALECAYYNMCAPLYEKRSLIVSGSYEPTDEQCVWESDEDEEALSNELKLKANLEDSQEKKEEAENEDIKGIPAFWLTIFKNVGMLADMVQEHDEPILTHLYDIKVKFLKSNPMGFVLEFYFEPNEYFTNSVLTKEYIMRCVPEKNDPFSFEGPEIYKSKGCVIDWKKGKNVTVKTIKKNQKHKSRGSMRTVTKTVQNDSFFNFFSPPVVPDDAEAELDDETQALVTSDFEIGHYIRERIVPRAVLYYTGEGLEDDEDYEDEEEEDDDDDVVTTEEEDEESSPTNAPSGGKQQGDDPNECKQQ from the exons ATGCAGTCGCTACCAGCACCTATTAAACGTAGAATTAAGGCTCTCAAACAACTGCAACTGGTCACTACTAATATTGAAGCCAAATTTTATGAAGAAGTACACGCTTTGGAATGTGCTTATTACAATATGTGTGCACCATTATATGAGAAAAGAAGTCTAATAGTTTCTGGTTCGTATGAACCAACAGATGAGCAATGTGTTTGGGAAAgtgatgaagatgaagaagccTTGTCAAATGAGTTAAAATTGAAAGCAAATCTTGAAGATtctcaggaaaaaaaagagga AGCTgaaaatgaagatattaaAGGAATACCTGCATTTTGgttaacgatatttaaaaatgttggAATGTTGGCTGATATGGTTCAAGAACATGATGAACCAATTTTAACACATTTATATGACATTAAAGTAAAATTTCTAAAATCTAATCCAATG GGTTTTGTTCTCGAATTCTATTTTGAaccaaatgaatattttactaATTCTGTTCTTactaaagaatatattatgaGATGTGTACCAGAAAAAAATGATCCATTCAGTTTTGAAGGACCTGAAATATACAAAAGCAAG GGTTGTGTAATTGattggaaaaaaggaaagaatgtgACAgtcaaaacaataaaaaagaatcaaaagcATAAATCTCGAGGTTCTATGCGTACAGTAACAAAAACTGTTCAAAATGATTCATTCTTCAATTTCTTTAGTCCACCAGTTG TGCCAGATGATGCAGAAGCGGAGTTAGATGATGAAACTCAAGCTTTGGTTACAAGTGATTTTGAAATTGGACATTATATTAGAGAACGTATAGTTCCTAGAGCTGTACTGTACTATACAG gtGAAGGAttagaagatgatgaagattatgaagatgaagaagaggaagatgatgatgatgatgttgtaactacagaagaagaagatgaagaatctTCTCCAACCAACGCGCCTTCAGGTGGGAAACAACAAGGCGATGATCCTAATGAATGTAAACAACAGTAG
- the LOC124422221 gene encoding nucleosome assembly protein 1-like 1-A isoform X1, with translation MTTDPERAGDTTDTESVEDEDERNTSELDPQIFSRPDGLDALQDLVCAPGIEQMQSLPAPIKRRIKALKQLQLVTTNIEAKFYEEVHALECAYYNMCAPLYEKRSLIVSGSYEPTDEQCVWESDEDEEALSNELKLKANLEDSQEKKEEAENEDIKGIPAFWLTIFKNVGMLADMVQEHDEPILTHLYDIKVKFLKSNPMGFVLEFYFEPNEYFTNSVLTKEYIMRCVPEKNDPFSFEGPEIYKSKGCVIDWKKGKNVTVKTIKKNQKHKSRGSMRTVTKTVQNDSFFNFFSPPVVPDDAEAELDDETQALVTSDFEIGHYIRERIVPRAVLYYTGEGLEDDEDYEDEEEEDDDDDVVTTEEEDEESSPTNAPSGGKQQGDDPNECKQQ, from the exons ATGACCACTGATCCAGAACGTGCCGGAGATACTACTGATACGGAATCTgttgaagatgaagatgaacgCAACACTTCAGAGTTAGATCCCCAAATATTTAGTAGACCTGACGGATTAGATGCTCTGCAAGATCTCGTTTGTGCACCTGGAATAGAG cAAATGCAGTCGCTACCAGCACCTATTAAACGTAGAATTAAGGCTCTCAAACAACTGCAACTGGTCACTACTAATATTGAAGCCAAATTTTATGAAGAAGTACACGCTTTGGAATGTGCTTATTACAATATGTGTGCACCATTATATGAGAAAAGAAGTCTAATAGTTTCTGGTTCGTATGAACCAACAGATGAGCAATGTGTTTGGGAAAgtgatgaagatgaagaagccTTGTCAAATGAGTTAAAATTGAAAGCAAATCTTGAAGATtctcaggaaaaaaaagagga AGCTgaaaatgaagatattaaAGGAATACCTGCATTTTGgttaacgatatttaaaaatgttggAATGTTGGCTGATATGGTTCAAGAACATGATGAACCAATTTTAACACATTTATATGACATTAAAGTAAAATTTCTAAAATCTAATCCAATG GGTTTTGTTCTCGAATTCTATTTTGAaccaaatgaatattttactaATTCTGTTCTTactaaagaatatattatgaGATGTGTACCAGAAAAAAATGATCCATTCAGTTTTGAAGGACCTGAAATATACAAAAGCAAG GGTTGTGTAATTGattggaaaaaaggaaagaatgtgACAgtcaaaacaataaaaaagaatcaaaagcATAAATCTCGAGGTTCTATGCGTACAGTAACAAAAACTGTTCAAAATGATTCATTCTTCAATTTCTTTAGTCCACCAGTTG TGCCAGATGATGCAGAAGCGGAGTTAGATGATGAAACTCAAGCTTTGGTTACAAGTGATTTTGAAATTGGACATTATATTAGAGAACGTATAGTTCCTAGAGCTGTACTGTACTATACAG gtGAAGGAttagaagatgatgaagattatgaagatgaagaagaggaagatgatgatgatgatgttgtaactacagaagaagaagatgaagaatctTCTCCAACCAACGCGCCTTCAGGTGGGAAACAACAAGGCGATGATCCTAATGAATGTAAACAACAGTAG
- the LOC124422221 gene encoding nucleosome assembly protein 1-like 1-A isoform X2, translating to MTTDPERAGDTTDTESVEDEDERNTSELDPQIFSRPDGLDALQDLVCAPGIEQMQSLPAPIKRRIKALKQLQLVTTNIEAKFYEEVHALECAYYNMCAPLYEKRSLIVSGSYEPTDEQCVWESDEDEEALSNELKLKANLEDSQEKKEEAENEDIKGIPAFWLTIFKNVGMLADMVQEHDEPILTHLYDIKVKFLKSNPMGFVLEFYFEPNEYFTNSVLTKEYIMRCVPEKNDPFSFEGPEIYKSKGCVIDWKKGKNVTVKTIKKNQKHKSRGSMRTVTKTVQNDSFFNFFSPPVVPDDAEAELDDETQALVTSDFEIGHYIRERIVPRAVLYYTGEGLEDDEDYEDEEEEDDDDDVVTTEEEDEESSPTNAPSGGKQQGDDPNEYQA from the exons ATGACCACTGATCCAGAACGTGCCGGAGATACTACTGATACGGAATCTgttgaagatgaagatgaacgCAACACTTCAGAGTTAGATCCCCAAATATTTAGTAGACCTGACGGATTAGATGCTCTGCAAGATCTCGTTTGTGCACCTGGAATAGAG cAAATGCAGTCGCTACCAGCACCTATTAAACGTAGAATTAAGGCTCTCAAACAACTGCAACTGGTCACTACTAATATTGAAGCCAAATTTTATGAAGAAGTACACGCTTTGGAATGTGCTTATTACAATATGTGTGCACCATTATATGAGAAAAGAAGTCTAATAGTTTCTGGTTCGTATGAACCAACAGATGAGCAATGTGTTTGGGAAAgtgatgaagatgaagaagccTTGTCAAATGAGTTAAAATTGAAAGCAAATCTTGAAGATtctcaggaaaaaaaagagga AGCTgaaaatgaagatattaaAGGAATACCTGCATTTTGgttaacgatatttaaaaatgttggAATGTTGGCTGATATGGTTCAAGAACATGATGAACCAATTTTAACACATTTATATGACATTAAAGTAAAATTTCTAAAATCTAATCCAATG GGTTTTGTTCTCGAATTCTATTTTGAaccaaatgaatattttactaATTCTGTTCTTactaaagaatatattatgaGATGTGTACCAGAAAAAAATGATCCATTCAGTTTTGAAGGACCTGAAATATACAAAAGCAAG GGTTGTGTAATTGattggaaaaaaggaaagaatgtgACAgtcaaaacaataaaaaagaatcaaaagcATAAATCTCGAGGTTCTATGCGTACAGTAACAAAAACTGTTCAAAATGATTCATTCTTCAATTTCTTTAGTCCACCAGTTG TGCCAGATGATGCAGAAGCGGAGTTAGATGATGAAACTCAAGCTTTGGTTACAAGTGATTTTGAAATTGGACATTATATTAGAGAACGTATAGTTCCTAGAGCTGTACTGTACTATACAG gtGAAGGAttagaagatgatgaagattatgaagatgaagaagaggaagatgatgatgatgatgttgtaactacagaagaagaagatgaagaatctTCTCCAACCAACGCGCCTTCAGGTGGGAAACAACAAGGCGATGATCCTAATGAAT ATCAAGCCTAG
- the LOC124432877 gene encoding probable phosphoserine aminotransferase, protein MVDQQHNKKEHVINFGAGPGKLPEEVLREVQAELLSFAGSGISIVELSHRSKDFEKIINDAQNVLRDLLNIPDNYKILFMQGGGTGLFAAIPLNLMTTGAADYIVTGSWSAKAAKEASKYGKVNMVLPKEAKYTGIPDQSTWNLDSKTSYLYYCANETIHGVEWNYIPETNGVPLIADMSSNILTKPLDISKFGLIFAGAQKNIGPAGVTLVIVRDDLLGHAMSVCPTILNFTVMANDNSLHNTPPLFQIYFVNRVFNWIKERGGVETMEQNAIKKSQKIYNIIDKSDGFYKCPIDINARSKMNIPFRIRDNDEELEKEFLSGAVSRGMLQLKGHRSVGGIRASLYNAIREDEVEVLAEYMKWFHKQHTKK, encoded by the exons ATGGTTGATCAACAACACAATAAAAAGGAACATGTTATCAATTTCGGCGCAGGACCGGGAAAACTACCAGAAGAG GTATTGAGAGAAGTACAGGCAGAGTTGCTTTCGTTTGCGGGTAGTGGAATAAGTATAGTCGAGTTAAGTCACCGTTCGAAAGATTTCGAAAAGATCATCAATGATGCGCAAAATGTTTTGCGAGATTTGTT AAATATACcagataattataagattttGTTTATGCAAGGAGGGGGCACAGGATTGTTTGCAGCCATTCCATTAAATTTAATGACTACCGGTGCGGCGGATTACATCGTTACTG gaTCATGGTCAGCCAAAGCAGCGAAAGAAGCAAGTAAATATGGAAAAGTTAATATGGTTTTACCAAAAGAAGCAAAATATACAGGAATACCGGATCAAAGTACATGGAATTTGGATTCGAAAACAtcttacctttattattgcgCTAATGAGACTATTCATG gTGTCGAATGGAATTACATTCCGGAAACAAATGGAGTACCGCTGATTGCCGATATGTCGTCGAACATATTAACGAAACCCTTAGATatttcgaaa tttggACTAATCTTTGCTGGCGCACAGAAGAATATCGGACCAGCTGGCGTTACTTTAGTAATTGTACGAGATGATCTTCTCGGTCATGCCATGTCAGTTTGTCCCACAATTTTAAATTTCACCGTCATGGCAAACGATAATTCTTTACACAATACTCCGCCTCTTTTcca aatatattttgtcAATCGAGTATTTAACTGGATAAAAGAACGCGGAGGCGTTGAAACTATGGAACAAAACGCAATTAAAAAGAgtcaaaagatatataatataatcgataaatctGATGGATTTTATAAATGTCCGATCGATATAAATGCACGCAGTAAAATGAATATTCCATTTAGAATAAGAGACAATGATGAGGAGCTAGAAAAAGAATTCCTTTCTGGTGCAGTCAGTCGTGGAATGCTTCAGTTAAAGGGTCACAG GTCTGTTGGCGGTATACGTGCTTCATTATATAACGCAATTCGAGAAGATGAAGTTGAAGTATTAGCAGAATATATGAAATGGTTTCATAAGCAGCATACTAAGAAGTAA
- the LOC124422220 gene encoding N-acetylglucosamine-6-phosphate deacetylase isoform X2, with the protein MDNNKLILKQFHNCNILRDGRIINEDLWVRDGKIINPEKIFYDEKILPDCRIDCQGALISPGYIDLQINGGFGIDFSHNIENVEEVTSPSDTYYKVLSKIKKQNGGNHGATILGVHLEGPFISLDKKGAHPAKYIKNFEHGFKSLIDMYGILDNVCLLTLAPEIPNAMSVINELCKRNIKVSVGHSIASLNEGEAAVKHGATFITHLFNAMLPFHHRDPGLVGLLTSDQIPPGKIVHFGIIADGVHTHPAALRIAHRTHPEGLVLVTDAISALGLKEGVHQLGQLDIEVRKGRAYIAGTNTLCGSVAEMSECVRIFKEATGCSVVEALEAATLHPARALKIESKKGVLNFGADADFVLLDDNLELLSTWISGDCVYTKCKCTLQSS; encoded by the exons ATGGATAACAATAAATTGATACTGAAACAATTTCACAATTGTAACATTCTACGGGATGGCAGGATTATAAATGAAGATTTATGGGTTCGTGatggaaaaattataaatccagaaaagattttttacgatgaaaaaattttacctGATTGTAGAATAGATTGTCAAGGCGCACTAATTTCACCAGGTTACATAGATTTACAAATCAACG GTGGTTTTGGTATAGATTTTTCACATAATATCGAGAACGTCGAAGAAG TTACATCTCCTAGTGATACATATTACAAAGTACtgtcaaagataaaaaaacaaaacggtGGTAATCACGGAGCAACTATATTAGGTGTTCATTTAGAAGGTCCATTTATAAGTCTTGATAAAAAAGGTGCTCATCCTgcaaaatacattaaaaattttgaacat GGATTTAAATCGTTGATCGATATGTATGGCATTTTGGATAATGTTTGTCTTCTTACATTAGCTCCAGAAATTCCAAATGCCATGTCTGTAATCAATGAATTatgcaaaagaaatattaaagtttCAGTAG GACATTCTATTGCTAGTTTAAATGAAGGAGAGGCAGCAGTAAAACATGGAGCCACGTTTATTACACATCTTTTCAATGCAATGTTACCA TTCCACCATCGTGATCCAGGATTAGTTGGCTTATTGACATCCGATCAAATACCACCTGGAAAGATTGTTCATTTTGGCATTATAGCTGATGGTGTTCATACTCATCCTGCAGCATTAAGAATTGCACATAGAACACATCCTGAAG gaCTCGTCCTTGTAACTGATGCAATATCAGCATTGGGTTTGAAAGAAGGTGTACATCAATTAGGCCAGCTTGATATAGAAGTACGTAAAGGGCGTGCCTATATTGCTGGTACCAATACTCTTTGTGGCAGTGTGGCTGAAATGTCTGAATGTGTACGTATTTTTAAGGAAGCAACAG GCTGCTCAGTAGTTGAAGCCTTAGAAGCTGCAACCTTGCATCCAGCAAGAGCACTAAAAATTGAATCTAAAAAAGGTGTATTAAATTTTGGTGCTGATGCTGATTTTGTTTTACTAGATGATAATCTAGAACTCCTATCTACATGGATATCAGGAGATTGTGTTTATACTAAGTGCAAATGTACCTTGCAGTCTTCATGA
- the LOC124422221 gene encoding nucleosome assembly protein 1-like 1-B isoform X3 has translation MTTDPERAGDTTDTESVEDEDERNTSELDPQIFSRPDGLDALQDLVCAPGIEQMQSLPAPIKRRIKALKQLQLVTTNIEAKFYEEVHALECAYYNMCAPLYEKRSLIVSGSYEPTDEQCVWESDEDEEALSNELKLKANLEDSQEKKEEAENEDIKGIPAFWLTIFKNVGMLADMVQEHDEPILTHLYDIKVKFLKSNPMGFVLEFYFEPNEYFTNSVLTKEYIMRCVPEKNDPFSFEGPEIYKSKGCVIDWKKGKNVTVKTIKKNQKHKSRGSMRTVTKTVQNDSFFNFFSPPVVPDDAEAELDDETQALVTSDFEIGHYIRERIVPRAVLYYTGEGLEDDEDYEDEEEEDDDDDVVTTEEEDEESSPTNAPSDQA, from the exons ATGACCACTGATCCAGAACGTGCCGGAGATACTACTGATACGGAATCTgttgaagatgaagatgaacgCAACACTTCAGAGTTAGATCCCCAAATATTTAGTAGACCTGACGGATTAGATGCTCTGCAAGATCTCGTTTGTGCACCTGGAATAGAG cAAATGCAGTCGCTACCAGCACCTATTAAACGTAGAATTAAGGCTCTCAAACAACTGCAACTGGTCACTACTAATATTGAAGCCAAATTTTATGAAGAAGTACACGCTTTGGAATGTGCTTATTACAATATGTGTGCACCATTATATGAGAAAAGAAGTCTAATAGTTTCTGGTTCGTATGAACCAACAGATGAGCAATGTGTTTGGGAAAgtgatgaagatgaagaagccTTGTCAAATGAGTTAAAATTGAAAGCAAATCTTGAAGATtctcaggaaaaaaaagagga AGCTgaaaatgaagatattaaAGGAATACCTGCATTTTGgttaacgatatttaaaaatgttggAATGTTGGCTGATATGGTTCAAGAACATGATGAACCAATTTTAACACATTTATATGACATTAAAGTAAAATTTCTAAAATCTAATCCAATG GGTTTTGTTCTCGAATTCTATTTTGAaccaaatgaatattttactaATTCTGTTCTTactaaagaatatattatgaGATGTGTACCAGAAAAAAATGATCCATTCAGTTTTGAAGGACCTGAAATATACAAAAGCAAG GGTTGTGTAATTGattggaaaaaaggaaagaatgtgACAgtcaaaacaataaaaaagaatcaaaagcATAAATCTCGAGGTTCTATGCGTACAGTAACAAAAACTGTTCAAAATGATTCATTCTTCAATTTCTTTAGTCCACCAGTTG TGCCAGATGATGCAGAAGCGGAGTTAGATGATGAAACTCAAGCTTTGGTTACAAGTGATTTTGAAATTGGACATTATATTAGAGAACGTATAGTTCCTAGAGCTGTACTGTACTATACAG gtGAAGGAttagaagatgatgaagattatgaagatgaagaagaggaagatgatgatgatgatgttgtaactacagaagaagaagatgaagaatctTCTCCAACCAACGCGCCTTCAG ATCAAGCCTAG
- the LOC124422220 gene encoding N-acetylglucosamine-6-phosphate deacetylase isoform X1 encodes MDNNKLILKQFHNCNILRDGRIINEDLWVRDGKIINPEKIFYDEKILPDCRIDCQGALISPGYIDLQINGGFGIDFSHNIENVEEGIKKIAKNLLAYGVTSFCPTLVTSPSDTYYKVLSKIKKQNGGNHGATILGVHLEGPFISLDKKGAHPAKYIKNFEHGFKSLIDMYGILDNVCLLTLAPEIPNAMSVINELCKRNIKVSVGHSIASLNEGEAAVKHGATFITHLFNAMLPFHHRDPGLVGLLTSDQIPPGKIVHFGIIADGVHTHPAALRIAHRTHPEGLVLVTDAISALGLKEGVHQLGQLDIEVRKGRAYIAGTNTLCGSVAEMSECVRIFKEATGCSVVEALEAATLHPARALKIESKKGVLNFGADADFVLLDDNLELLSTWISGDCVYTKCKCTLQSS; translated from the exons ATGGATAACAATAAATTGATACTGAAACAATTTCACAATTGTAACATTCTACGGGATGGCAGGATTATAAATGAAGATTTATGGGTTCGTGatggaaaaattataaatccagaaaagattttttacgatgaaaaaattttacctGATTGTAGAATAGATTGTCAAGGCGCACTAATTTCACCAGGTTACATAGATTTACAAATCAACG GTGGTTTTGGTATAGATTTTTCACATAATATCGAGAACGTCGAAGAAGGTATAAAAAAGATAgcaaaaaatttattagcaTATGGTGTTACATCATTTTGTCCTACATTAGTTACATCTCCTAGTGATACATATTACAAAGTACtgtcaaagataaaaaaacaaaacggtGGTAATCACGGAGCAACTATATTAGGTGTTCATTTAGAAGGTCCATTTATAAGTCTTGATAAAAAAGGTGCTCATCCTgcaaaatacattaaaaattttgaacat GGATTTAAATCGTTGATCGATATGTATGGCATTTTGGATAATGTTTGTCTTCTTACATTAGCTCCAGAAATTCCAAATGCCATGTCTGTAATCAATGAATTatgcaaaagaaatattaaagtttCAGTAG GACATTCTATTGCTAGTTTAAATGAAGGAGAGGCAGCAGTAAAACATGGAGCCACGTTTATTACACATCTTTTCAATGCAATGTTACCA TTCCACCATCGTGATCCAGGATTAGTTGGCTTATTGACATCCGATCAAATACCACCTGGAAAGATTGTTCATTTTGGCATTATAGCTGATGGTGTTCATACTCATCCTGCAGCATTAAGAATTGCACATAGAACACATCCTGAAG gaCTCGTCCTTGTAACTGATGCAATATCAGCATTGGGTTTGAAAGAAGGTGTACATCAATTAGGCCAGCTTGATATAGAAGTACGTAAAGGGCGTGCCTATATTGCTGGTACCAATACTCTTTGTGGCAGTGTGGCTGAAATGTCTGAATGTGTACGTATTTTTAAGGAAGCAACAG GCTGCTCAGTAGTTGAAGCCTTAGAAGCTGCAACCTTGCATCCAGCAAGAGCACTAAAAATTGAATCTAAAAAAGGTGTATTAAATTTTGGTGCTGATGCTGATTTTGTTTTACTAGATGATAATCTAGAACTCCTATCTACATGGATATCAGGAGATTGTGTTTATACTAAGTGCAAATGTACCTTGCAGTCTTCATGA
- the LOC124432880 gene encoding LOW QUALITY PROTEIN: guanosine-3',5'-bis(diphosphate) 3'-pyrophosphohydrolase MESH1 (The sequence of the model RefSeq protein was modified relative to this genomic sequence to represent the inferred CDS: deleted 2 bases in 1 codon; substituted 1 base at 1 genomic stop codon) has translation MSNFYLLQLNMLNENIKTTSSRILTYKTYKDTRFDVTKSVFLATMTDPLIGIKESTTEKTIAYADPFKKGGPCDDCIPRLSNDQLISLIIKCLLNYXDFAAKKHSTQRRKDPAQTPYINHPIGVANILVQEGEIYDPVVILAALLHDTVEDTDTNFDEIELEFGYTVSQVVQEVTDDKTLPKEERKRLQIENAPKRSHRAKLVLLADKLYNLRDLQKSTPICWTPERVREYFKWAKAVVDRIRRTNSNLETALDRVFAKQRIETEAKCKCVKDNSQNFCNSQKKN, from the exons atgagtaatttttatcttttgcaaCTTAACAtgctaaatgaaaatataaaaactacATCTTCACGTATACTGACGTATAAGACATATAAAGACACTCGTTTTGATGTAACTAAAAGCGTTTTTTTAGCAACGATGACAGATCCACTGATAGGTATAAAAGAAAGTACTACTGAAAAAACGATAGCATATGCTGATCCATTCAAGAAGGGTGGTCCCTGTGATGATTGCATTCCAAGACTTTCAAATGATCAATTGATATCATTgattattaaatgtttattaaattattaa gattttgcTGCAAAAAAACATAGTACTCAGAGAAGGAAAGATCCTGCACAAACACCTTATATAAATCATCCCATAG gaGTTGCAAACATTTTAGTTCAAGAAGGCGAAATATATGACCCTGTTGTAATTTTAGCTGCACTTCTACATGATACTGTAGAAGATACAGATACTAATTTTGATGAGATAGAACTAGAATTTGGATATACAGTGAGTCAAGTTGTTCAAGAAGTAACTGATGATAAAACTCTGCCTAAAGAAGAACGTAAACGTTTGCAAATAGAAAATGCACCTAAAAGAAGTCATAGAGCTAAGTTAGTATTACTAgcagataaattatataatttacgaGATCTTCAAAAGAGTACTCCAATTTGCTGGACACCTGAAAGAGTAAGGGAATACTTTAAG TGGGCTAAAGCTGTTGTAGATAGAATCCGCAGAACTAATTCTAATTTGGAAACTGCATTAGATAGAGTATTTGCAAAACAAAGAATTGAAACTGAAGCAAAATGTAAATGTGTAAAAGATAATTCacaaaatttttgtaatagtcaaaaaaaaaattaa